One genomic region from Chloroflexia bacterium SDU3-3 encodes:
- a CDS encoding glycosyltransferase family 1 protein, with the protein MSRMLLATHGTNGDVLPFIALGAALRARGHDVSLMTHAHYQRPTLDAGLAFLPLDTAEQYERQLDDSHLLMNPLHDPQSLIRFYQRNRQFEQMHEEFQALRALVVPGDTVIVARHTSGLAALMLGEATGAPVAWVALSPSQLMTLPVTSYMYGQVLSGGINQLRQGLGLPPVRDWRRWLDSPQVQLGLWPEWFAPPEPEWPRSLAPVGFVLHDAAEDGELPPELRELLQRHPHPVLITGGTGQLLHAEFYRAAVEACHRAGLRALLVTRHRELVPSPLPMNIHWFPALPFRTLMPQVGAVLHHGGMGTLARALWAGAPQLILADGADRPDNAARLHRLGLAQWAAPERWSSPAVVEQLASLATPEARQRCASWASQIAPAQSLAAACEHLEALLRPEQLARGAAPLTPNDDPGLRDRLRGLTAAQRQALATRLRQGAASAQPTPIEEQL; encoded by the coding sequence ATGTCCAGGATGCTACTGGCGACCCACGGGACCAACGGCGACGTGCTGCCGTTTATCGCCCTCGGGGCCGCCCTCCGCGCACGCGGCCACGATGTCTCCCTCATGACCCACGCCCACTACCAGCGGCCCACGCTCGACGCCGGGCTAGCGTTTCTGCCACTGGATACCGCCGAGCAGTACGAGCGCCAGCTTGACGACTCGCACCTGCTGATGAACCCGCTGCACGACCCGCAGTCGCTGATCCGCTTCTACCAGCGCAACCGCCAGTTCGAGCAGATGCACGAGGAGTTCCAAGCCCTGCGCGCGCTCGTGGTGCCTGGCGACACGGTGATCGTGGCCCGCCACACCTCGGGGCTGGCCGCGCTGATGCTGGGCGAGGCCACCGGCGCACCGGTGGCCTGGGTGGCGCTCTCGCCCAGCCAGCTGATGACCCTGCCGGTGACCAGCTACATGTACGGCCAGGTGCTGTCCGGCGGCATCAACCAGCTGCGCCAGGGCCTGGGGCTGCCGCCGGTGCGCGACTGGCGGCGCTGGCTTGACTCGCCCCAGGTGCAGCTGGGCCTCTGGCCCGAGTGGTTTGCGCCGCCCGAGCCAGAGTGGCCGCGCTCGCTCGCGCCGGTGGGCTTTGTGCTGCACGATGCGGCGGAGGATGGCGAGCTGCCGCCTGAGCTGCGCGAGCTGCTGCAGCGCCACCCCCACCCGGTGCTGATCACGGGCGGCACGGGGCAGCTGCTGCACGCCGAGTTCTACCGCGCCGCCGTGGAGGCCTGCCACCGCGCCGGGCTGCGCGCCCTGCTGGTCACGCGTCACCGCGAGCTGGTGCCCAGCCCGCTGCCAATGAATATACACTGGTTTCCCGCCCTGCCCTTCCGCACCCTGATGCCACAGGTGGGCGCGGTGCTGCACCACGGCGGCATGGGCACGCTGGCCCGCGCCCTGTGGGCTGGCGCGCCCCAGCTGATCCTGGCCGATGGGGCCGACCGCCCCGACAACGCGGCGCGGCTGCACCGGCTGGGGCTGGCCCAGTGGGCCGCGCCCGAGCGCTGGTCCTCGCCCGCTGTGGTCGAGCAGCTGGCCAGCCTGGCCACGCCCGAGGCGCGGCAGCGCTGCGCCAGCTGGGCCAGCCAGATCGCGCCCGCCCAGTCGCTGGCCGCCGCCTGCGAGCACCTAGAGGCGCTGCTGCGCCCCGAGCAGCTGGCCAGGGGTGCGGCCCCGCTCACGCCAAACGACGACCCAGGGCTGCGCGATCGGCTGCGCGGCCTCACCGCCGCGCAGCGGCAGGCGCTGGCCACGCGGCTGCGCCAGGGCGCGGCTAGCGCCCAACCGACCCCCATAGAGGAGCAGCTATGA
- a CDS encoding HAD-IIIC family phosphatase, which translates to MSSHDEVEHLARPAAPVAPACAINIAATFTAEPLEPSLCFWMRELAIAARISFAPLYQVFQQLLDPTGLLATNQSGVNILLIRPEDWLRYITDVSDWPEVEAATERTRADLCQIVRQFTARSRVPLLIALCPASGLAQGEPRRAALLAQLEADLLRDLADLPGVVLLPSAELLELYPVPQYDNPYGDELGQIPYTEEFFAALGTRLARAIRALLAQPYKVIAVDCDNTLWGGVCGEDSAQGLQIGPGHRALQAFLVAQQQAGMLICLCSKNSEADVQAVFDTRADMLLRPEHLSLRYVNWDAKSQSLRAIAQALGVGLDSVLFLDDSPLECAEVRASCPQVLALQVPAEPQLAAFVRHLWPADRIRVTEDDRQRATRYHEQAQRERFRQETTSLGDFIDGLGLEVTIQPLEVAHLDRAAQLTQRTNQFNLTTVRRTSAELASLLREGVGAQVVHVRDRFGDYGLVGVLIYGGDGDALLVDTFLLSCRTLARGVEHQMLAWLGREAQARGLAQVALPFIPTAKNLPARRFLDGLGEVACAQVGGAARYQLPASAAAAASYSPEQHETPAPADLEGAAPAPQGVALATWEVFQRIATQLHAVGPIMAALRQSQADQAQAPQRYVAPRSETEQAVAAMWAELLGVERVSADAQFFDVGGHSLRLVQFMVRVRDRFGVELPMQVLISGSFTIVDAAQLIERCRIEQADEQDLEALLTQLDGLSDEEIAALLAEQG; encoded by the coding sequence ATGAGTTCACACGATGAGGTCGAGCATCTCGCCCGCCCCGCCGCACCAGTCGCCCCAGCCTGCGCTATCAACATCGCCGCCACCTTCACCGCCGAGCCGCTTGAGCCGTCGCTGTGCTTCTGGATGCGCGAGCTAGCCATTGCGGCTCGCATCTCCTTTGCCCCGCTCTACCAGGTCTTCCAACAGCTGCTTGACCCCACCGGGTTGCTCGCCACTAATCAGAGCGGTGTCAACATCCTGCTGATCCGCCCCGAGGACTGGCTGCGCTACATCACCGATGTGAGCGACTGGCCCGAGGTTGAGGCCGCCACCGAGCGCACCAGGGCCGATCTATGCCAGATCGTGCGGCAGTTTACGGCGCGCTCGCGGGTGCCGCTGCTGATCGCGCTGTGCCCGGCCTCAGGGCTAGCCCAGGGCGAGCCGCGCCGCGCCGCGCTGCTGGCCCAGCTGGAGGCCGATCTGCTGCGCGATCTGGCCGATCTGCCTGGCGTGGTGCTGCTGCCATCCGCCGAGCTGCTGGAGCTGTACCCCGTGCCGCAGTACGACAACCCCTATGGCGACGAGCTGGGCCAGATCCCCTATACCGAGGAGTTCTTCGCCGCGCTGGGCACGCGGCTGGCGCGGGCGATCCGCGCGCTGCTGGCCCAGCCCTACAAGGTGATCGCGGTGGACTGCGATAACACGCTGTGGGGCGGGGTGTGCGGCGAGGATAGCGCGCAGGGCCTGCAGATCGGGCCGGGCCATCGCGCGCTGCAGGCCTTCCTGGTGGCCCAGCAGCAGGCGGGCATGCTGATCTGCCTGTGCAGCAAAAATAGCGAGGCCGATGTGCAGGCCGTGTTCGATACCCGCGCCGACATGCTGCTGCGGCCCGAGCACCTGAGCCTGCGCTACGTGAACTGGGATGCCAAGTCGCAGAGCCTGCGGGCGATCGCCCAGGCGCTGGGGGTGGGCCTTGATAGCGTGCTCTTCTTGGACGACAGCCCGCTGGAGTGCGCCGAGGTGCGGGCGTCCTGCCCGCAGGTGCTGGCGCTGCAGGTGCCCGCCGAGCCGCAGCTGGCCGCGTTTGTGCGCCACCTGTGGCCCGCCGACCGCATCCGCGTGACCGAGGACGACCGCCAGCGGGCCACGCGCTACCACGAGCAGGCCCAGCGCGAGCGGTTCCGCCAGGAGACGACCAGCCTGGGCGATTTTATCGATGGTCTGGGGCTAGAAGTAACCATACAGCCGCTTGAGGTCGCGCATCTGGATCGGGCGGCGCAGCTGACCCAGCGCACCAACCAGTTCAACCTTACTACCGTCCGGCGCACCTCGGCGGAGCTGGCAAGCCTGCTGCGCGAGGGCGTGGGCGCGCAGGTGGTGCACGTGCGCGACCGCTTTGGCGACTACGGGCTGGTGGGCGTGCTGATCTATGGGGGCGATGGCGACGCGCTGCTGGTCGATACCTTTCTGCTCAGCTGCCGCACCCTGGCGCGGGGCGTGGAGCACCAGATGCTGGCATGGCTTGGGCGCGAGGCCCAGGCGCGCGGCCTGGCCCAGGTGGCGCTGCCCTTCATCCCCACGGCCAAAAACCTGCCCGCGCGGCGCTTCCTGGATGGGCTGGGCGAGGTGGCGTGCGCCCAGGTGGGCGGCGCAGCGCGCTACCAGCTGCCAGCCAGCGCGGCGGCGGCGGCTAGCTACAGCCCCGAGCAGCACGAGACCCCCGCGCCCGCTGACCTCGAGGGTGCGGCCCCCGCGCCGCAGGGCGTGGCGCTGGCCACGTGGGAAGTGTTTCAGCGCATCGCCACGCAGCTGCACGCGGTGGGGCCGATCATGGCGGCCCTCCGCCAGTCCCAGGCCGATCAGGCCCAGGCCCCGCAGCGCTACGTGGCCCCGCGCAGCGAGACCGAGCAAGCGGTGGCCGCCATGTGGGCCGAGCTGCTGGGCGTGGAGCGGGTGAGCGCCGATGCGCAGTTCTTCGATGTGGGCGGGCACTCGCTGCGGCTGGTGCAGTTTATGGTGCGGGTGCGCGATAGATTCGGCGTCGAGCTGCCGATGCAGGTGCTGATCAGCGGGTCGTTCACGATCGTGGATGCCGCGCAGCTGATCGAGCGCTGCCGGATCGAGCAGGCCGACGAGCAGGATCTTGAGGCGCTGCTGACCCAGCTTGATGGCCTTTCGGATGAGGAGATCGCGGCGCTGCTGGCGGAGCAGGGGTAG
- a CDS encoding HAD family hydrolase produces MPKNYLSDMDGVLVRGSDPVPGANEFIDRLQAAGAKFLLLTNNSIYTQRDLQARLARIGLNVPAESIYTSAMATARFLHTQRPGGSAYVVGESGLTTALHDIGYVITEHQPDYVVVGETTSYSFERITRASRLVAAGARFIATNPDVSGPGDGGMVPATGAVAALIAAATGVTPYFIGKPNPLMMRTALRAIDAHSEDSVMIGDRMDTDIIGGVESGMETILVLTGVTRRADVERFPYRPSQIVESVADIVVR; encoded by the coding sequence ATGCCAAAGAACTACCTGAGCGATATGGATGGCGTGCTGGTGCGCGGGTCGGATCCCGTGCCCGGCGCGAACGAGTTTATCGACCGGCTGCAGGCGGCGGGCGCGAAGTTCCTGCTGCTCACCAACAACTCGATCTACACCCAGCGCGATCTACAGGCTCGGCTGGCCCGGATCGGCCTGAATGTGCCCGCCGAGTCGATCTACACATCCGCCATGGCCACCGCGCGCTTCCTGCACACCCAGCGCCCTGGCGGCAGCGCCTATGTGGTGGGCGAGTCGGGCCTGACCACGGCGCTGCACGACATCGGCTATGTGATCACCGAGCACCAGCCCGACTATGTGGTGGTGGGCGAGACAACCTCGTACAGCTTCGAGCGGATCACCCGCGCCTCGCGGCTGGTGGCGGCGGGCGCGCGCTTCATCGCCACCAACCCCGATGTGTCTGGCCCGGGCGACGGCGGCATGGTGCCCGCCACAGGCGCGGTGGCCGCGCTGATCGCCGCCGCCACGGGGGTGACGCCCTACTTCATTGGCAAGCCCAACCCGCTGATGATGCGCACCGCGCTGCGCGCCATCGACGCCCACTCCGAGGACTCGGTGATGATCGGCGACCGCATGGATACCGATATCATCGGCGGGGTGGAGAGCGGCATGGAGACCATCCTGGTGCTCACGGGCGTCACGCGGCGCGCGGATGTCGAGCGCTTTCCCTATCGCCCCTCGCAGATCGTTGAGTCGGTGGCCGATATTGTGGTGCGCTGA